GGTATCCTGCGCCTTCATGCCGATCTTCTTGAGCGGCTTGCCCTTGCTGAAGCCAGGCCGATCGGCTTCAATCACCAGCAGCGACACGTTCTTGGCGCCGCGTGCCTTGGCGCCGACCTTGAGCGCCACGACCACCATGTCGCTGTTGTAACCGTTGGTAATGAAAATCTTGGAGCCGTTGACGATGTAGTCGTCACCATCCTCGACGGCATTGGTCTTGATCGATTGCAGGTCCGACCCGGTTCCCGGCTCCGACATGGCAATCGCGGTAATCGCCTGGCCGGCGGCCATTTTCGGCAGCCAGGCCTGCTTCAGCTCCTCGCTGCCGTAGCGCAGTAGATAGGGCGCCACGATATCCGAATGCAACGGCCAGCCGATGCCGGAGGCATTGGCCCTCGCCAGTTCTTCCAGCACGATGGTGCTGAATTTGCGATCGACACCGGAGCCGCCGTAATTCTCCGGCATGTTAGTACAAAGAAACCCCAACGCACCGGCACGCTGCCAGATATCGCGATCGACAAATCCCTGCTCTTCCCAACCGGCGTGACGCGGCATGACCTCGGTTTCGACGAAACGGCGAAAACTCTGACGAAACTCTTCGTGATCGGCATCGAATAACTGGCGAGGAATCATGCGCAGCCCCCGGAAACGGAGTTGAATTCGATGCTGGACTCACACAAGGTACGTTCGATGAACATGTGGCGCATTAAGTCTCCTGATATTTTTATAATGTAATTTAAATTACACTTATATCGTTTGAATGCTACAAAATCGTCCGATCGATGGTAGGGAAGGAATCTTTGTTTGTCAACATTGGAGCCTAGAATTCCCATTCAGCATAACAGTAATTTTAATTACACTTGGTTCTACCTCACCCTGTGCCAAGAGCCACTTCCGACGACCCGTCG
This DNA window, taken from Collimonas arenae, encodes the following:
- a CDS encoding acyl-CoA dehydrogenase family protein, which gives rise to MIPRQLFDADHEEFRQSFRRFVETEVMPRHAGWEEQGFVDRDIWQRAGALGFLCTNMPENYGGSGVDRKFSTIVLEELARANASGIGWPLHSDIVAPYLLRYGSEELKQAWLPKMAAGQAITAIAMSEPGTGSDLQSIKTNAVEDGDDYIVNGSKIFITNGYNSDMVVVALKVGAKARGAKNVSLLVIEADRPGFSKGKPLKKIGMKAQDTCELFFENVRVPKTNIVGQVGAGFSMLMQELAWERLLIAITSVANAEAMLDTTIAYTRDRQAFGRTVSSFQNTRFKLAEMKTELQIARVFVDRCVELEVKGELQVDAAAAAKYWCSDLQGKVLDQCLQLHGGYGFMQEYPIARAFIDARAQRIYGGTNEIMKEIISRNI